A part of Saimiri boliviensis isolate mSaiBol1 chromosome 11, mSaiBol1.pri, whole genome shotgun sequence genomic DNA contains:
- the LOC141580466 gene encoding uncharacterized protein LOC141580466: MVHVFWWRNQVGVGVVKSCTTKYNRNDEKLENKSYKFHILNLDYSCRQQRLETTARLQPGSGSRNSRDAGWTHRLKLEALHRHFAPWWALLVGRRVHAPFFQALCGETAQLVPRQSFWKLHLDCLPSPLFDFTPARSFSSPTASALRGVQVPASRRLPPGPPTLPPPGWPGGLTQRRRFSNGLVQGRSGRCPSPGTPRPPSRPRAGAGGASGGQGAGRGEGARPGVAASSAACPSLEARTCLRAFLQRLHPASRASSSRRPRRRAPGGCLGGPGRGPAASAACSARLGPARPG, translated from the exons ATGGTTCATGTTTTCTGGTGGAGAAACCAGGTAGGCGTGGGAGTGGTGAAGTCATGCACAACTAAATATAATAGGAACGATgagaaattggaaaataaaagttataaattccACATTCTTAATCTAGATTATTCATGTCGGCAGCAG CGCCTAGAAACCACCGCCAGGCTCCAGCCCGGGTCTGGGTCAAGGAATTCGAGGGACGCAGGCTGGACGCACCGGCTGAAACTCGAGGCGCTGCATCGGCACTTTGCGCCTTGGTGGGCTTTGCTTGTGGGAAGACGCGTCCACGCACCATTTTTCCAGGCGTTGTGCGGGGAAACCGCTCAGCTGGTGCCTCGGCAGAGTTTCTGGAAGCTCCATCTCGactgcctcccctcccccctttttGATTTTACCCCCGCGAGGAGCTTCTCCAGCCCCACAGCGTCCGCGCTCCGAGGGGTACAGGTGCCCGCGTCCCGCCGGCTGCCGCCCGGTCCGCCCACGCTGCCTCCTCCGGGCTGGCCTGGGGGCTTGACCCAGCGCCGCCGCTTCTCGAATGGTCTCGTGCAGGGGCGCAGCGGCCGCTGCCCGTCGCCCGGGACTCCCCGCCCTCCCTCGCGACCCCGCGCCGGGGCGGGCGGCGCTAGCGGCGGGCAGGGGGCGGGCAGGGGAGAGGGGGCTCGTCCGGGGGTAGCCGCCTCCTCCGCAGCCTGCCCGAGCCTCGAAGCCCGGACCTGCCTCCGCGCCTTCCTCCAGCGGCTGCATCCCGCCTCCCGCGCCTCGTCctcccgccgcccccgccgccgcgcCCCCGGTGGCTGCCTCGGCGGACCCGGGAGGGGGCCCGCCGCGTCGGCCGCCTGCTCGGCTCGGctcggcccggcccggcccggg